The Deltaproteobacteria bacterium genome segment GCTGAGAAATTTCCTCTCATCGTTCAAGACATCCGAAAACCGCTTGCGATCTGCTGGCAGATAAACGAAGCCGGTGTATGAGGAATCAACTGTTTTCACCCAAACCCTTACCTTGCGGAATTTTTCCTTCACTTTCCTTTTTTTCTTTTGCATTTCCCCCTCCCTCCCCGGAAAATGCTATCCTGAGATGTTAAGCTATTTCATGATAAATAAATGGATCAGGACTGTCAAGAGATCTCTTGCCTGAAGGTTATGCCTGGGGCGATTTTAATAGTTGCATTGTCCGGCCAATATTTCTCTGGTAGAATACAAATTAACAACTTGAAGTGACTGAGGTGAGCTAAAGTGACTAAAGTTATTCAGAAAAATGCCTGGGTGGAATTGCAGGTGGAAATTCACCCTTCTATTGCGGAAATTGTTGCCAATTTCTTGATCGAGCAGGGCTCACCTGGAGTAATCCAGGAGAATGTTTCGGGGTCGTCGCTTAGAAAGAAAGAACGGATCATTGGCTATTACATCAATGATCGTTCCTTTGGGGGGAAACGAAAAATAATTCAGGCCTATATTTTTTCCATTTGTAAATCCCAACGAAAGTCCTTCTTTCTGCGATCCAGAATCATCCAGGAAGAGAAGTGGGCGGAAGCCTGGAAATCGAATTTCAAGCCCCTGCCTATCTCCCCGCGCATTGTGGTTAAACCGCCGTGGGAGAACTATCCCCCCAAAAAAGGACAAATCATTATCGAGATCGATCCGGGCATGGCCTTCGGCACCGGCACCCACCCCAGTACGCAAATGTGTCTGCAAACTTTGGATAAAGTGATTCCATCTTTTCCCGACCAGCCTTCCCTCTTGGATGTGGGGACCGGATCAGGAATTTTGGCGATCGCGGCCCGGAAACTGGGGGCAAAGCGGGTTGTGGCCATTGACCTCGACCCGGTGGCTGTGGACTCAGCCCGAAAGAACGCGGCTGTGAACAAGATCAAAAATGAAATCGACTTTCGCGTTGGCTCCTTGGATGGCGTGAGCCTTGGTTTTGACATCGTTGTGGCCAACCTCTTACCCCAGGAACTCTTGAGCGTAGCGTCTTCTCTTGCCGAAAAAATCTCCCCGGGAGGAGTTGCCATCGTATCCGGGTTCCTGCAAAAACAAAAAAAAGAAGTGGCTGAGGCTTTTGCCGGCTATAATTTGAAAGTCCAGCTCACGAAAAATTCCCAAGGCTGGGCTTGTTTCGTGTTGGGTCATAAAGAAGAGGAAAAATGAAACCGCGCCGTTTCAAAGTTAACAAGGAAGGTATCCACGGCCTGGAAGCTTTCATTGACGATCGGGGCGAAATTAGGCATATCCGCCAAGTCCTGCGGCTAAAAGTTAGCGATGCGGTTGTTCTTTTTGACGGGGAAGGGCAAGAATATCCAGCGGTTATCTCTAATCTTGCTTCTGATAAAATATCTTTTAAACTTTTTCCAGGAACAT includes the following:
- the prmA gene encoding 50S ribosomal protein L11 methyltransferase → MTKVIQKNAWVELQVEIHPSIAEIVANFLIEQGSPGVIQENVSGSSLRKKERIIGYYINDRSFGGKRKIIQAYIFSICKSQRKSFFLRSRIIQEEKWAEAWKSNFKPLPISPRIVVKPPWENYPPKKGQIIIEIDPGMAFGTGTHPSTQMCLQTLDKVIPSFPDQPSLLDVGTGSGILAIAARKLGAKRVVAIDLDPVAVDSARKNAAVNKIKNEIDFRVGSLDGVSLGFDIVVANLLPQELLSVASSLAEKISPGGVAIVSGFLQKQKKEVAEAFAGYNLKVQLTKNSQGWACFVLGHKEEEK